The Hippocampus zosterae strain Florida chromosome 11, ASM2543408v3, whole genome shotgun sequence genome includes the window TGTACACTTACATAAACGGTCAAGTCTGTGCCTCTGCATATATCCGTCATACGTTCTCAGAGGAGATTTCTAAATCTATACGTACACACGCAGGCATTGGTGAGCGTCGACAAGCTGGAGCTGGAGACAAGCGCAGAAAGGACTGAACTATGACGCCGTGTAAATAAAGACGTGGGACTATTTCTGTCCCCCAGCGCTTCTTTccgtgtatttgttttttgcgcCACCAAGAGGCACCCGCAACCCCAGTAGCTGTAGTCATTTATTCCATTCAGGATTTAAATAGAGCGAAATAAACTTTTCTATTACTACAGGCAGATGTGTGCCATGTGTGTGTTCCTATGTAACGTTCCTGTGCGCTAATTTGCTCGCGGTCGTAGTTTGCATTTAATTTGTTGAACCGCTCTGTAGGCGACTGAGTATCCGTCAGTGTCTTAACGTCAAGGTTGAAACGGCAGACCTGGAAATGTCATCAGCCAGTGGCACCTTCCAATCTCTTACTCAAGGGCTGCTTATCAGTGGGCGTCTCCGACTTAAACGAATAGTGGGTCAGACCTGCTGACACTGCCAAGAATTAGGTGTTGTGCACTCTGGGATTAGTCCTAATAAGCTTCCCCTTCGTCTGCCTCACTCGACATGTCTTGAGCACGAATGCCGCCCGACGTTTGGGCAATTTTATGCAGACTATGGACAGGTTTGGTTACCTGCTAGTTGTAGTTTTGTTTCACGTCAGAGGGTCCGAAAGTTTTACTCAGTGTTTGCGAGGGTGTAGCTGTATAGAAGACCGTCACGGAAGGTAAGACTTAATCGTCACCGAGCTCGACCTTGTTTCGGTTTCAGTGTGGCAATGAAAACGCCGAGTTTAGCCCGTCTTGATGGACACAGCCATGGATAAAAATTaagcgatgaaaaaaacaaacaaacaaaaaaactccagAGACCTTTCAATGGTATTTTGACTATTTTCAATGCTATACGTTTAAATATTAGTCTTTGGAATTTTGTTATGTTGACTTTAGTCTTAACTAAACTTTATACTTCAACCAGTAAATACGATAAAAGAAACGAAATATTTTACACGGGTTTCTTGATTTTCTTCCGGTGAGTATGCTGTTGGTCTGAATTAATGCTTGAATTAACTCACAGGTCTCTCATATGTATGGAGGAGAATCAATTTGGGGCCATACCAGAGAATATTCCCCACGATGTGACCAAAATCCGAATCGAAAAATCCCGCTTCACTGAAATCAAGCGCGGGGCTTTCTCCAGAACACCCGGCTTGGAAAACCTGTGGTTAAACTTCAACAATATTACCCTGATCAACTCCAAGGCTCTCGAAGGTTTGAGCAACCTGACCGAGCTCCGCCTGCAAGGAAACAAGCTGCGTTCCGTGCCATGGACGGCGTTCGAGGACACCCCGGGCCTAATGATCCTGGACCTGAAGCACAACCAGCTGGATGTGTTGCCGGAGCATGCGTTAAGAAATTTGCCCGATCTGACTTACTTAGACCTATCCTTCAATCGTCTTACAGTCATATCCAAGGAAGTCTTCCAAAACTGGCCTCTGTACCAAAAACTGCAGAGCGCGGAGGAGCAGGAGGCGAGCTCTTCCGTGCCGAACATCATCCTGGCGCTCCACGACAACGCCTGGCTCTGCGATTGCCGCCTCAAGGGCTTCGTGGAGTTCATCCGCTCCCTCAGCCCCCCGATTATCCTGATGAACTCCTACTTGACCTGCTCCGGGCCGGACTTTAGGGTGGGCAAGTTCTTCCACGAGGTCGAGCTGCAGGCCTGCGTAAAGCCCGTGGTTACCACCCCGTCGGCCACCCTGAGCCTACCGCTGGCCGCCAACGTCACGTTGCGCTGTCTCGCCAAGGCCCGACCGGACCCCGCGGTGTGGTGGACATATGGTCTGAAGATAATCAGAGGATTTCATGGTAAGATCCACAGTGTGACGTTCAGGGTGGGGGATCGCCTGATATCTTGTGTTAAATTAGATACTTACGCGCTCATTTTAATCACAGACTTCTATAAAGCTTCCCTTAAGAGGACTCAATCTGGATGATGTGTCGAGTCGAGCACCATCGGTGTTTGCAGATTACCGTGCGCTGTGTAGGCTTGGGTGGACGGTATCAGCAGCCATGTTGAGACTACACGAGTAAACCTGCTTGCGCGTAGACCTCTTGCAGGGCGATCGCTTTCATTCAACATTACCAGAACAGGGGTAAGAGGTAATGGGACCACTGTACTTCAAAGAACTTCTACTTTAAGACTCCTTGAACAGCAACTCATACAAACGGAGCATACCGTACAATACTCGGTCATATATTCCCTCTCCTCCAATCGAACGAATATTGGCGTTCCTCTGTTCTGGTTCTTTCGCATTCAAAAGATATCTAATGTTCTTACCTTCTGTTCAGAGTCTCAGGAGAGAGTGGATCAAGACACCATTCGATCACTGCTGGTGATCCCTTCGCTCCACGCGGCCGACCGCGGCGTCTACACGTGCAATGCCGTCAACTTTATCGGAAACTCCTCGGCGAACATCCAGGTGGACATCCTCTCCACTGACGGCTCCCAGCTGCCGTCTCTTCCCGGCTTCCCGGTGGATGACGAGAACGTCTACATTGACATCCGCATCGCCAAACAGACGGTGCGGGGTATCTCCATTGAATGGTTTGCCGTCTTGGACCGCCCAGAACAGACGTGGTTCACTATCCATTTGGGCCGCGCCAACACCAACAAGAAGGAGACGACCTACATCGGCCCGGGCATCCGTTCCTATTCCATCTCCGACCTGTTGCCCGCCACCAAATACGAAATCTGTGTGACGCTCAAGAATCAGACGCCGCGGCCTGGCCAGTGCCTGGTGTTCGTCACAGGAAGCGACATCACCGAGATGGAGCAGCGGGAGAAGCTGATCCACATTGTGGTCATTGTCCTGGCCATGGTGCTGGCCGTTCCCATCGGCATGTACGCCTGCACCACCGACACCAAGTTCACCTGCCTGGACGCCCTGATGGAGTTTTGGAAGAAGCGGCGCAGCGAGAGCGGATCGGCCGTGTTGGAGCGCGAGAGGCAAGGCACCTTCGACAGCCTGCAGGCGGCCAGCGATGAGGGCCTGGTCCGGAAAGAGTCCAGTGAGGACAGGAAGGTGAGGCGGAGGTCAGATGACAGGCCGCTTAAGAGTAAGGCCGACCACAGCAGAATCACTGCAGAACTATACTAAACGGCACCAAACATTTTGCAAGCAATCACAATGCAGCAGTTGGTGATTGTGATGACGTGGTGTGCTATCCCTGCTGATACTCTCTACTCTTTCTGTTCTAGGGCGGGAGGTTTGTTGAGAAGGTGTGATTGGTCAAGATTGTTATTCAAGGGATTGCACCAGTGTAGAGATGTacttcattattttcaatttctctCTAATTCTGATATCATTctgttatcattattattctgCTGCCTTTGTAACTGACTTGGGCTTAGTAGCACTTTTGTCGTTTCcacagtgtttttttcccaccaggTAGGACAGGTATTTCACGGACCAGAAACCGTTCGTTGGGGGAGGGGTTTGATGTACAAACCCAATCAGAACCTATGTGCtttggtggaaagaaaaaaacaaaacagcaaatgcTTTACCAGGTACTCATGTTGAATGACTATACAATGTGCCTTGAAATACGAAAGATTCaacttaaatgtattttaagttACAAGTTTGGACAATCATTTTCTTTGACTTTCAAGCACAAATCTGAGATACGAGTGCTGTACGAGTGTATTGAACTCAACTCACCGTCTCAAATCATCGTTTTCTATTGAAATGAAGGGAAAGCCCATTAATCTGTCCCAGTCACTTAACAACAAGCAACACATTGCCAGATGGTATTTATGATATCTGTTTCCTGAAATTCACATTTGAAGCTTACtttgaaatgaaacatgaaACTAAGAGAAAAATAgtttgtgcattaaaaaaaattacatagcTCAGCCTTATTATCAAGTTTAATGCTCACAAATAGCATCTGTATGGCAGTGCTGTAGCCCTTGAAGCAACCGACTGTACACAAACAGTACAGCAACACTTGTAGACAGATAATGTAACAATACTcccagtcatatattctttatcctctgcaagaaCAACTAGCACCGTACTGAGGACCTAAGAGGAGTTGAGAGGTCTCAATGAACACTATGctgtatctgtctgtctgtcttacactgcccccttgtggccaCACCAGAACGAGCAGCGTGATGtaccttgacaaaaaaaaaatcagttctttttcaatcttttttaaCAATGTCTGTGCTCTAcgtttttatacagtgtatgaGGAGCAGCTCTTCCCTCATTAAAATGCACATTATACaaatttttgttggtttttttgggggaggtggCTGGAACAGATCAATGGCATTTCCCTTCATTTataaagaaaaatatgttttgagaCAGTGTGGTCATTGGACAAATTAAATTCATATCTCAAAGCACCATTGTATACTATTCATAAATCACCCTGGCCACAAATATGGCTGAAATATCGTCTCATCAACACtttttgataaaaaaaacaaggtatTTTCCCCATGTGTAATTCCTACCAAAAAATAGGAactgtgttgaacaaaaatccAACTCCAACTAAATACCCCAAATCAGctcttgtgtgtatttgtttgagTCAATCATTTACTCCTGTAAAAATGATTATTTAGACAGATGTATGAATAAAATTGTACTGACTGTATGTTGGTGAAATCCTCATTTTATTTAATCGCTGAATACAAAGTCAAAATCATTTAACTACAAAGATTAGATATACAAAATGCTACAACAACCCTTTACTGCGCTTTGTGAGATAATCACGGTTATGTCCTAAGTGACCAAACTGGagtgtgtacagtgtgtgtgtgtgtgtgtgtgtgcgcgctccaAAGTTTCATCAGTAGATCTTTAATCCCTGCCTGCGTCACTGCATTCTTCCAATACGTCACGGTTTAGATTcctccaaacaaacacaaacaaggcACAGCAGCATCGGGCATGCGCCGGACATGATCTGTGCTTAGCCACCGCCAGACAGATGGCACATCACATATGTACCCGTCCGTTCGTGGCCATTGTTCATTTGACATCAGAGCCCGAACACCAGGAAATTCACATCtttcccagtcagcaaaattggtctggcccagctctggggcagacacggcacgtacactcggcccacatacctcaatgaatgacggtccctgcagtggcccacgtctggcatccatgatgtgcgCCGCATttggcccagatctgagccgcattgtaaaaccatatctggcctTACTCCGGCCCGAtgctgggccagaacaggttcctgatagcagcctgaattcaacctcaactaagccacatctttcatgagccatatctgacccacattaaaaaaaagtctcaaaaacgactgttttaaaaatatgtttattgtcataatttgtgaccctcacatataactccacatacattggaaaatgcacttttctttatttaacagtgaacacaaagtccaaattgggatgcagcttactcttaaacggtatttttctgtccatcaaattgttgcgctgtccatgtcctcttttcttctcgtgctctccttcctgtcaccatcccgatcagagccagatgtagccatcttttgattatgacatcaatttcctggtctgaggcccaagatgttaggctgtgaagtttttttcaatgtcagattttttttttgaattgaggTTTTAAATTAACTTCACGGTAAAGTATGAAGTATCCGGTTTATATTGCAGCAAACgaaatcaaaatgaatttcattgtatttcagtgcagaaagggttctttttggcagcacctctgactgttcaatcaccttcattttcacaagtgatgtGTTGGGTGCGAACGAGCCGGTACAAAGAGTAGTagttgaagtgaacgatgagccgtttttagatgagaaaaaaggccatgtatagtaaagcgtttttatactaaaaaaaacaccatgtatagtgttggatttattatttttgagtaatcatacattcgcgtattattcgatcgtcaatttatgctcgcaaagaagaatgcttctgcctgtcatgatagtttgattttgcttgcaatgaAAAACGCTTacgctttcaataaagatatatcctttattatttactcacatctatattcattcattcattcatcttcctaaccgcttgatcctcactagggtcgcggggggtgctggagcctatcccagctgtctccgggcagtaggcgggggacaccctgaatcggttgccagccaatcgcagggcacacagagacgaacaac containing:
- the lrit2 gene encoding leucine-rich repeat, immunoglobulin-like domain and transmembrane domain-containing protein 2 isoform X1, whose translation is MQTMDRFGYLLVVVLFHVRGSESFTQCLRGCSCIEDRHGRSLICMEENQFGAIPENIPHDVTKIRIEKSRFTEIKRGAFSRTPGLENLWLNFNNITLINSKALEGLSNLTELRLQGNKLRSVPWTAFEDTPGLMILDLKHNQLDVLPEHALRNLPDLTYLDLSFNRLTVISKEVFQNWPLYQKLQSAEEQEASSSVPNIILALHDNAWLCDCRLKGFVEFIRSLSPPIILMNSYLTCSGPDFRVGKFFHEVELQACVKPVVTTPSATLSLPLAANVTLRCLAKARPDPAVWWTYGLKIIRGFHESQERVDQDTIRSLLVIPSLHAADRGVYTCNAVNFIGNSSANIQVDILSTDGSQLPSLPGFPVDDENVYIDIRIAKQTVRGISIEWFAVLDRPEQTWFTIHLGRANTNKKETTYIGPGIRSYSISDLLPATKYEICVTLKNQTPRPGQCLVFVTGSDITEMEQREKLIHIVVIVLAMVLAVPIGMYACTTDTKFTCLDALMEFWKKRRSESGSAVLERERQGTFDSLQAASDEGLVRKESSEDRKVRRRSDDRPLKSKADHSRITAELY
- the lrit2 gene encoding leucine-rich repeat, immunoglobulin-like domain and transmembrane domain-containing protein 2 isoform X2, whose translation is MQTMDRFGYLLVVVLFHVRGSESFTQCLRGCSCIEDRHGRSLICMEENQFGAIPENIPHDVTKIRIEKSRFTEIKRGAFSRTPGLENLWLNFNNITLINSKALEGLSNLTELRLQGNKLRSVPWTAFEDTPGLMILDLKHNQLDVLPEHALRNLPDLTYLDLSFNRLTVISKEVFQNWPLYQKLQSAEEQEASSSVPNIILALHDNAWLCDCRLKGFVEFIRSLSPPIILMNSYLTCSGPDFRVGKFFHEVELQACVKPVVTTPSATLSLPLAANVTLRCLAKARPDPAVWWTYGLKIIRGFHESQERVDQDTIRSLLVIPSLHAADRGVYTCNAVNFIGNSSANIQVDILSTDGSQLPSLPGFPVDDENVYIDIRIAKQTVRGISIEWFAVLDRPEQTWFTIHLGRANTNKKETTYIGPGIRSYSISDLLPATKYEICVTLKNQTPRPGQCLVFVTGSDITEMEQREKLIHIVVIVLAMVLAVPIGMYACTTDTKFTCLDALMEFWKKRRSESGSAVLERERQGTFDSLQAASDEGLVRKESSEDRKGGRFVEKV